One region of Synechococcus sp. MW101C3 genomic DNA includes:
- a CDS encoding methyltransferase domain-containing protein, with product MVRINGLALVASVLLVWLLPPVAAWADGSQATPGDVLYQPSVGQEGKDVIWVPTPDALMQAMLDIANIQDGDILYDLGSGDGKIVIGAAQRYGIKAVGIEYNPDLVALAKRHAARAAVNDKVTFIRGDIFKEDFSEATVLTLYLLPQLNVKLKPTILAMRPGTRVVSNSFDMGTWPADATIELEGGRGYFWVVPASVQGRWQLGAQGAKPAAELDIQQSFQMLGGRLLLNVESLSILSGRMRGEAISFTYGTRSANGDQPRGTFKGTVRAGILAGTLSDQGVDVQLSGGRISQGLRSRP from the coding sequence ATGGTGAGGATCAATGGCCTGGCCTTGGTCGCCTCAGTGTTGTTGGTCTGGCTGCTGCCACCGGTCGCTGCATGGGCCGATGGCTCCCAAGCCACGCCAGGCGATGTGCTGTACCAGCCAAGCGTGGGTCAGGAAGGGAAGGACGTGATCTGGGTGCCAACGCCGGATGCCCTGATGCAGGCCATGTTGGACATCGCGAACATCCAGGACGGTGACATTCTTTACGACCTTGGCTCAGGCGACGGCAAGATTGTAATCGGCGCGGCTCAGCGCTACGGCATTAAAGCGGTTGGCATTGAGTACAACCCAGATCTGGTTGCGCTTGCCAAACGTCATGCCGCTCGGGCCGCAGTGAACGACAAGGTGACGTTCATCAGGGGAGACATCTTCAAAGAGGATTTCAGCGAAGCCACGGTGCTCACGCTTTACCTCTTGCCACAACTCAACGTGAAGCTGAAGCCCACCATCCTGGCGATGCGTCCGGGCACCCGCGTTGTATCCAATTCCTTCGATATGGGCACCTGGCCGGCTGATGCCACCATTGAGCTGGAAGGGGGCAGAGGCTATTTCTGGGTGGTTCCGGCCTCGGTGCAGGGCCGTTGGCAGCTGGGCGCTCAGGGTGCGAAGCCGGCAGCGGAGCTTGACATCCAGCAGTCCTTCCAGATGCTGGGCGGCCGCCTGCTGCTCAATGTCGAGAGCCTCAGCATTCTCTCCGGACGGATGCGGGGCGAAGCGATCAGCTTCACCTACGGCACCAGATCAGCCAATGGTGACCAACCCCGCGGCACGTTCAAGGGAACGGTCCGGGCTGGAATCCTTGCCGGAACCCTGAGCGATCAGGGGGTGGACGTGCAGCTGTCAGGTGGCCGAATCAGCCAAGGGCTGCGGAGTCGGCCATGA
- the aroC gene encoding chorismate synthase — translation MGSSFGQLFRISTFGESHGGGVGVIVDGCPPRLPLDLAAIQAELDRRRPGQSRITTPRKEADQVEVLSGLLDGVTLGTPIAMVVRNQDQRPGDYKDMEVAFRPSHADATYQAKYGIQARSGGGRASARETIGRVAAGAIAKQLLARAHGTEVMAWVRRIHTIEAQIDPALVTLAAVEANIVRCPDPETAERMIERIETIGREGDSCGGVIECVVRRPPPGLGMPVFDKLEADLAKAVMSLPATKGFEIGSGFAGTLLRGSEHNDAFLPTADGSLHTATNNSGGIQGGISNGEEICLRVGFKPTATIRKAQQTVTLAGEAITLEAKGRHDPCVLPRAVPMVEAMVALVLADHLLRQQGQCSLW, via the coding sequence ATGGGCAGCAGCTTCGGCCAGCTCTTTCGTATCAGCACCTTCGGCGAATCGCACGGCGGCGGCGTGGGGGTGATCGTGGATGGCTGCCCGCCGCGGCTGCCGCTGGATCTGGCAGCGATTCAGGCCGAGCTAGACCGGCGCAGGCCTGGGCAGAGCCGCATCACCACCCCCCGCAAGGAAGCCGATCAGGTGGAGGTGCTCAGCGGGCTGCTCGATGGGGTCACCCTCGGCACCCCGATCGCCATGGTGGTGCGCAATCAGGACCAGCGTCCCGGCGACTACAAGGACATGGAGGTGGCCTTTCGCCCCTCCCACGCTGATGCCACATACCAGGCCAAGTACGGGATCCAGGCCCGCAGCGGCGGTGGCCGCGCCTCGGCGCGGGAAACGATCGGCCGGGTGGCCGCCGGTGCGATCGCCAAGCAGTTGCTGGCCCGCGCCCACGGCACCGAGGTGATGGCCTGGGTGCGGCGCATCCACACGATCGAGGCGCAGATCGATCCAGCGCTGGTCACCCTGGCGGCTGTGGAGGCCAACATCGTGCGCTGCCCCGACCCTGAAACGGCGGAGCGAATGATCGAACGGATCGAGACGATCGGCCGCGAGGGCGATTCCTGCGGTGGGGTGATCGAGTGCGTGGTGCGGCGGCCGCCGCCAGGGCTGGGCATGCCGGTGTTCGACAAGCTGGAGGCGGATCTGGCCAAGGCGGTGATGTCACTGCCAGCCACCAAGGGCTTTGAGATCGGCTCCGGCTTCGCCGGAACCCTGCTGCGAGGCAGTGAGCACAACGATGCCTTCCTGCCCACCGCGGATGGCAGCCTGCACACCGCCACCAACAATTCCGGTGGCATCCAGGGCGGCATCAGCAACGGCGAGGAGATCTGCCTGCGGGTGGGCTTCAAGCCCACCGCCACGATCCGCAAGGCCCAGCAGACGGTCACGCTGGCCGGGGAGGCCATCACGCTCGAAGCCAAAGGACGCCACGATCCCTGCGTCCTGCCGCGCGCGGTGCCGATGGTGGAAGCAATGGTGGCCCTGGTGCTGGCCGATCACCTGCTGCGTCAACAGGGGCAATGCAGTCTCTGGTGA
- a CDS encoding bifunctional 4-hydroxy-2-oxoglutarate aldolase/2-dehydro-3-deoxy-phosphogluconate aldolase has translation MRDQPLLTVVRCAEAAVLHWQVEQLASAGVRHVEVAWSPQSGWVEQCQALQGQFPGLLLGAASITTAAALADVRAAGLSYAMSPLLCPELLAEAARLDLLLVPGVMSPTEVNLARRLGCGLVKLFPAAALGPGYWRLLAGPLAPLPFCIAAGGLRPADVPVWLAAGVQAVTLGSALFTAGPEAALDPQLALVLQAHKLASAAASAKNADDPDSPANTGTWLPFSQA, from the coding sequence TTGCGGGACCAGCCCCTGCTCACCGTGGTGCGCTGTGCTGAGGCCGCCGTACTCCACTGGCAAGTGGAGCAGCTGGCCTCAGCGGGTGTACGGCATGTGGAGGTGGCCTGGTCGCCCCAGTCCGGCTGGGTGGAGCAGTGCCAGGCATTGCAAGGCCAGTTTCCCGGCCTGTTATTGGGAGCAGCATCGATCACCACGGCCGCTGCCCTCGCCGATGTGCGTGCGGCCGGTCTGTCCTATGCGATGTCGCCGCTGCTGTGCCCCGAGCTGCTGGCCGAGGCGGCACGGCTCGATCTGCTGCTCGTGCCAGGGGTGATGTCCCCCACGGAGGTGAACCTTGCCCGGCGCCTGGGCTGCGGCCTGGTCAAGTTGTTTCCGGCGGCGGCGCTCGGCCCGGGCTACTGGCGCCTGCTGGCCGGTCCCCTGGCGCCGCTGCCCTTCTGCATCGCCGCCGGCGGTCTGCGCCCCGCCGATGTGCCCGTCTGGTTGGCGGCAGGGGTGCAGGCGGTCACCCTGGGCTCCGCCCTCTTCACTGCCGGCCCCGAGGCTGCCCTGGACCCTCAGCTGGCGCTGGTGCTGCAGGCCCACAAGCTGGCTTCAGCAGCCGCCTCAGCCAAGAACGCAGATGATCCGGACAGTCCTGCAAACACCGGGACATGGCTGCCCTTCTCTCAGGCCTGA
- the ftsH3 gene encoding ATP-dependent zinc metalloprotease FtsH3 gives MKKRWRNAGLYVLLAVVVIAVGTAFLDRPNPANAPRTLRYSDFVEAVQGKQVSRVLISPDRGTAQIVENDGGRAVVNLAPDKDLLKLLTDNNVDIAVQPSREPAAWQQAIGSLLFPLLLLGGLFFLLRRAQGGGGNPAMSFGKSKARVQMEPQTQVTFGDVAGIEGAKLELTEVVDFLKNPDRFTAVGAKIPKGVLLVGPPGTGKTLLAKAVAGEAGVPFFSISGSEFVEMFVGVGASRVRDLFEQAKKNAPCIVFIDEIDAVGRQRGAGLGGGNDEREQTLNQLLTEMDGFEGNTGIIIVAATNRPDVLDSALMRPGRFDRQVVVDRPDYAGRLQILGVHARGKTLAKDVDLDRVARRTPGFTGADLANLLNEAAILAARRQLTEVSMDEVNDAIERVMAGPEKKDRVMSEKRKRLVAYHEAGHALVGALMPDYDPVQKISIIPRGQAGGLTFFTPSEERMESGLYSRAYLQNQMAVALGGRVAEEIVYGEDEVTTGASNDLQQVARVARQMVTRFGMSDRLGPVALGRSQGGMFLGRDIAAERDFSEDTAAAIDEEVGQLVEEAYRRAKGVLTDNRSVLDELADILVEKETVDAEELQELLIRSDVRVAEYV, from the coding sequence GTGAAAAAGCGCTGGCGCAATGCGGGGCTCTATGTGCTCCTTGCCGTCGTGGTGATCGCCGTGGGAACGGCCTTCCTCGACCGGCCCAACCCGGCCAACGCCCCCCGCACCCTCCGCTACAGCGATTTCGTTGAAGCGGTGCAAGGCAAGCAGGTGTCGCGTGTGCTCATCTCCCCCGACCGGGGCACCGCACAGATCGTCGAAAACGATGGCGGCCGCGCGGTGGTCAACCTCGCCCCTGACAAGGACCTCCTGAAGCTGCTGACCGACAACAACGTCGACATCGCCGTGCAGCCCAGCCGCGAACCGGCGGCCTGGCAACAGGCGATCGGCAGCCTGCTGTTCCCCCTGCTCCTGCTCGGCGGCCTCTTCTTCCTGCTGCGTCGCGCCCAGGGCGGCGGTGGCAACCCGGCCATGAGCTTCGGTAAGAGCAAGGCCCGGGTACAGATGGAACCGCAGACCCAGGTCACCTTCGGTGATGTGGCCGGCATCGAGGGCGCCAAGCTCGAGCTCACCGAGGTGGTCGACTTCCTCAAGAACCCCGATCGCTTCACGGCCGTCGGCGCCAAGATCCCCAAAGGCGTGCTGCTGGTGGGCCCTCCCGGCACCGGCAAGACCCTGCTCGCCAAGGCAGTGGCCGGTGAGGCCGGCGTGCCCTTCTTCTCCATCTCCGGTTCGGAGTTCGTGGAGATGTTCGTGGGCGTGGGCGCCAGCCGTGTGCGCGACCTGTTTGAGCAGGCCAAGAAGAATGCCCCCTGCATCGTGTTCATCGATGAGATCGACGCGGTGGGCCGCCAGCGCGGCGCCGGTCTCGGCGGTGGCAACGACGAGCGGGAGCAGACCCTCAACCAGCTGCTCACCGAAATGGACGGCTTCGAGGGCAACACCGGCATCATCATAGTGGCTGCCACCAACCGCCCCGATGTGCTCGATTCAGCGCTGATGCGGCCGGGTCGCTTCGATCGCCAGGTGGTGGTCGATCGCCCCGACTACGCGGGCCGGCTGCAGATCCTCGGCGTCCACGCCCGCGGCAAGACCCTCGCCAAGGACGTCGACCTCGACCGCGTCGCCCGCCGCACCCCCGGTTTCACCGGCGCCGACCTGGCCAACCTGCTCAACGAAGCGGCGATCCTGGCGGCCCGCCGTCAGCTCACCGAAGTGTCGATGGATGAGGTCAACGACGCGATCGAGCGCGTGATGGCCGGCCCCGAGAAGAAAGACCGGGTGATGAGCGAGAAGCGCAAGCGCCTCGTGGCGTATCACGAAGCGGGCCATGCCCTCGTGGGCGCCCTGATGCCCGACTACGACCCGGTGCAGAAGATCAGCATCATTCCCCGTGGCCAGGCCGGCGGCCTCACCTTCTTCACCCCCAGTGAAGAGCGGATGGAATCGGGTCTCTATTCCCGCGCCTATCTGCAGAACCAGATGGCTGTCGCCCTGGGTGGCCGTGTCGCCGAAGAGATCGTCTACGGCGAAGACGAAGTCACCACCGGTGCCTCCAACGACCTCCAGCAGGTGGCCCGTGTCGCCCGCCAGATGGTTACCCGCTTCGGCATGTCCGATCGGCTCGGCCCTGTGGCCCTCGGTCGCTCCCAGGGCGGCATGTTCCTCGGCCGTGACATCGCCGCCGAGCGCGACTTCTCCGAAGACACCGCCGCCGCCATCGATGAGGAGGTGGGGCAACTGGTGGAAGAGGCCTACCGCCGTGCCAAGGGCGTGCTCACCGACAACCGTTCGGTGCTCGATGAACTCGCCGACATCCTGGTGGAAAAGGAAACCGTGGATGCCGAGGAGCTGCAGGAGCTGCTGATCCGCAGCGATGTGCGGGTCGCCGAGTACGTCTGA
- the sat gene encoding sulfate adenylyltransferase, whose amino-acid sequence MSLPVTSTTSADGQPMVHGIAPHGGTLVDLRVPPEQVAAVKAGVDRVLECSDRNACDVELLMVGGFSPLRGFMHEEDYHAVVSGHRTTSGLLFGLPVVMDTDDDTIAPGDRLLLTYRGQDLAVLTVESRWEPDKVREAAGCYGTTSIEHPAVRMICGERGRFYLGGMLQGLELPRRVFPCQTPAEVRSQLPASEDVVAFQCRNPIHRAHYELFTRALHAANVSANAVVLVHPTCGPTQEDDIAGEVRFQSYERLAAEVDNPRIRWAYLPYAMHMAGPREALQHMIIRKNYGCSHFIIGRDMAGCKSSLTGDDFYGPYQAQDFARDQATELGMETVPSLNLVYTEEEGYVTAEHAEARGLHVKKLSGTQFRQMLRSGEEIPEWFAFRSVVEVLRAV is encoded by the coding sequence ATGTCGCTGCCCGTGACCTCAACCACTTCCGCTGACGGCCAACCCATGGTTCATGGGATCGCGCCCCACGGCGGCACGCTCGTTGATCTGCGCGTGCCGCCCGAGCAGGTGGCGGCGGTGAAGGCCGGTGTGGATCGGGTGCTGGAGTGCTCCGATCGCAACGCCTGCGACGTGGAACTGCTGATGGTGGGCGGCTTCTCGCCACTTCGCGGCTTTATGCACGAAGAGGATTACCACGCTGTGGTGAGCGGGCACCGCACCACCTCGGGCCTGCTGTTCGGCCTGCCGGTGGTGATGGACACCGACGATGACACCATCGCCCCGGGCGATCGCCTGCTGCTCACCTACCGCGGTCAGGACCTGGCGGTGCTCACGGTCGAGAGCCGCTGGGAGCCCGACAAGGTGCGTGAGGCGGCCGGTTGCTACGGCACCACTTCGATCGAGCACCCGGCGGTGCGCATGATCTGCGGCGAGCGCGGGCGCTTCTACCTCGGCGGCATGCTGCAGGGCCTGGAGCTGCCCCGCCGGGTCTTTCCCTGCCAGACGCCGGCCGAAGTGCGCAGCCAGTTGCCCGCCAGCGAAGACGTGGTGGCCTTCCAGTGCCGAAACCCGATCCACCGGGCCCACTATGAGCTGTTCACCCGTGCCTTGCACGCCGCCAACGTGAGCGCCAATGCCGTGGTGCTGGTGCATCCCACGTGCGGCCCCACCCAGGAAGACGACATCGCCGGTGAGGTGCGCTTTCAGTCGTATGAGCGGCTGGCCGCCGAGGTGGACAACCCCCGCATCCGCTGGGCCTATCTGCCCTACGCCATGCACATGGCCGGCCCGCGTGAGGCCCTGCAGCACATGATCATCCGCAAGAACTACGGCTGCAGCCACTTCATCATCGGTCGCGACATGGCCGGCTGCAAATCGTCCCTCACCGGCGACGACTTCTACGGCCCCTACCAGGCGCAGGATTTCGCCCGCGACCAGGCCACCGAGCTGGGCATGGAAACGGTGCCGTCGCTCAACCTCGTGTACACCGAGGAGGAGGGCTACGTGACCGCCGAGCACGCCGAGGCCCGCGGGCTGCATGTGAAGAAACTCAGCGGCACCCAGTTCCGTCAGATGCTGCGCAGCGGCGAGGAGATCCCGGAATGGTTTGCCTTCCGTAGCGTGGTGGAGGTACTGCGCGCCGTCTGA
- the psbO gene encoding photosystem II manganese-stabilizing polypeptide — protein sequence MRFRPLLALVLALCLTMVTACGGGAKAVDRSNVTYEDIVNTGKANDCPTLPDSARGTIPLDSGARYQLRDICLHPSEVFVKGEPANKRQEAQFVAGKILTRYTSSLDQVYGDLTVAGDSLTFKELGGIDFQPITVLMPGGEEVPFTFSSKELLATSNGAAISTSTDFEGTYRTPSYRTSNFLDPKGRGLTTGYSSAMGLVPAGDDEALAKENTKQYIDGRGSMSLSITKVDSATGEFAGVFTAIQPSDTDMGGKQAVDVKVTGQLFGRLEEA from the coding sequence ATGCGTTTCCGACCCCTGCTCGCACTCGTGCTGGCGCTCTGCCTCACCATGGTCACCGCCTGCGGCGGCGGTGCCAAAGCTGTTGATCGCTCCAACGTCACTTACGAAGACATCGTCAACACCGGCAAGGCCAACGACTGCCCCACCCTTCCCGATTCTGCGCGCGGCACGATTCCCCTCGATTCCGGCGCCCGCTATCAGCTTCGCGACATCTGCCTCCACCCCAGCGAGGTGTTCGTCAAGGGTGAACCCGCCAACAAGCGGCAGGAAGCCCAGTTCGTGGCCGGCAAGATCCTCACCCGCTACACCTCCAGCCTGGATCAGGTGTATGGCGACCTCACCGTCGCCGGTGACTCCCTCACCTTCAAGGAGCTCGGCGGCATCGACTTCCAGCCGATCACCGTGCTGATGCCCGGTGGTGAGGAAGTGCCCTTCACCTTCTCCAGCAAGGAGCTGCTGGCCACCTCCAACGGAGCCGCGATCAGCACCAGCACCGATTTCGAAGGCACCTACCGCACCCCCAGCTACCGCACCAGCAACTTCCTGGATCCCAAGGGCCGTGGACTCACCACCGGCTACAGCAGCGCTATGGGTCTGGTGCCGGCCGGTGACGACGAAGCCCTGGCCAAGGAGAACACCAAGCAGTACATCGATGGTCGCGGCTCCATGAGCCTCTCGATCACCAAGGTCGACAGCGCCACCGGAGAATTCGCCGGGGTGTTCACGGCGATCCAGCCCTCCGACACCGACATGGGCGGCAAGCAGGCTGTCGACGTGAAGGTCACCGGCCAGCTGTTCGGGCGCCTCGAAGAGGCCTGA
- the coaBC gene encoding bifunctional phosphopantothenoylcysteine decarboxylase/phosphopantothenate--cysteine ligase CoaBC translates to MRNEGDSRPDPLAGCRILVGISGSIAAVKLPGLVSALAKRGAETRCVLTPSATRLVSPVALASLSRRSCLLEADQWSHQAARPLHIELAEWADLVVVAPLSASSLARWVHGLGDTLLASTLLAAEAPVLAAAAMNTAMWSSPGVRRNWHDLQSFAGVLPLGPEPGLLACDRQGDGRMAEPALLELALESLRLHGASRDWRGRRLLVSAGPTREFLDPARCLTNPSTGRMGVLLAQAARLRGAQVDLVHGPLSVEAAWLEGLQLHPVVTAAELQQRLLALQPEADAIAMAAAVADHRRAAPLPTKLGKEELALSLQAGWQEVPDLLQQLVSQRRSGQRILGFAAHSGDVLPQARAKFRRKGCDLLFANPIDQPGAGFAAATNQGWLLGPGAEERPLASMGKLAVAHQLLDALGALLPPASEPAPPAPARLL, encoded by the coding sequence ATGAGGAATGAGGGCGACAGTCGTCCTGATCCCCTGGCGGGGTGCCGGATCCTGGTGGGCATCAGTGGCAGCATCGCCGCCGTCAAGCTGCCGGGCCTGGTGAGTGCCCTCGCCAAGCGGGGCGCCGAGACGCGCTGCGTGCTCACCCCCAGTGCCACCCGGCTGGTGAGCCCGGTGGCGCTGGCCAGCCTCAGCCGCCGCAGTTGCCTGCTGGAGGCCGACCAATGGAGCCACCAGGCGGCGCGGCCGCTGCACATCGAACTGGCCGAATGGGCCGATCTGGTGGTGGTGGCACCGTTGAGTGCCAGCAGCCTGGCCCGGTGGGTGCATGGCCTCGGTGACACCCTGCTGGCGAGCACCTTGCTGGCCGCCGAGGCGCCGGTGCTCGCCGCCGCCGCCATGAACACCGCCATGTGGAGTAGCCCTGGGGTGCGCCGCAACTGGCACGACCTCCAGAGCTTTGCCGGGGTGCTGCCGCTGGGCCCTGAGCCCGGGTTGCTCGCCTGCGACCGGCAGGGCGATGGACGGATGGCCGAACCGGCCCTGCTGGAACTGGCGCTCGAATCCCTGCGCCTGCATGGCGCCAGCCGTGACTGGCGCGGCCGTCGGCTGTTGGTGAGCGCCGGTCCCACCCGCGAATTCCTCGATCCGGCCCGCTGCCTCACCAACCCCAGCACGGGGCGGATGGGGGTGCTGCTGGCACAGGCTGCCCGCCTGCGGGGGGCGCAGGTGGATCTGGTGCATGGTCCGCTCAGCGTGGAGGCCGCCTGGCTGGAGGGGCTGCAGCTTCACCCGGTGGTCACCGCCGCTGAGCTGCAGCAGCGGCTGCTCGCCCTCCAGCCCGAAGCCGATGCGATCGCCATGGCGGCGGCGGTGGCCGACCACCGCAGGGCAGCGCCCCTGCCCACCAAGCTGGGCAAGGAGGAGCTGGCGCTGTCCCTGCAGGCGGGCTGGCAGGAGGTGCCCGACCTGCTGCAGCAACTGGTGAGCCAGCGCCGGTCCGGCCAGCGGATCCTCGGTTTCGCGGCCCATTCCGGCGATGTGCTGCCCCAGGCCCGGGCCAAGTTCCGGCGCAAGGGCTGTGATCTGCTGTTCGCCAATCCGATTGATCAGCCCGGTGCCGGATTCGCCGCCGCCACCAACCAGGGCTGGCTGCTGGGGCCGGGCGCCGAGGAGCGGCCGCTGGCTTCGATGGGAAAACTGGCCGTGGCCCACCAGCTGCTGGATGCCCTCGGCGCCTTGCTCCCGCCGGCCTCCGAGCCTGCCCCACCGGCACCGGCCAGGCTGCTGTGA
- a CDS encoding DUF2555 domain-containing protein — protein sequence MTPERLEAFDEAAIAELARRLDEDDYPTPFAGLQDWHLMRALAIHRPELARPYVHLVDQEPFDEE from the coding sequence ATCACCCCCGAGCGGCTTGAGGCCTTTGATGAAGCCGCGATCGCCGAGCTGGCCCGCCGCCTCGATGAAGACGATTACCCCACCCCCTTCGCTGGCCTGCAGGACTGGCACCTGATGCGGGCGCTGGCGATTCACCGCCCGGAGCTGGCCCGCCCCTACGTCCATCTGGTGGATCAGGAACCGTTCGATGAGGAATGA
- a CDS encoding PCP reductase family protein, whose protein sequence is MDWTSDAEQKLKEVPFFVRPAVRRRIEALAQEAQLSTIDLTFYDEARARFARR, encoded by the coding sequence ATGGACTGGACCAGCGACGCCGAGCAGAAACTGAAGGAAGTGCCCTTCTTCGTGCGCCCCGCCGTGCGGCGACGGATCGAAGCGCTGGCGCAGGAGGCGCAGCTCAGCACGATCGATCTCACCTTCTACGACGAGGCACGAGCCCGCTTCGCGCGCCGCTGA
- a CDS encoding DUF565 domain-containing protein: MTRLQQTRLHRQIGLAGKRLQGWAHNPWRRLSLQVITLLGGFFMGGSVGMLIGALSYLDPVAALASVALIELSVRTRRALLQQSGDRLTLQLIDAARTGFLYGLLLDGFKLL; encoded by the coding sequence GTGACCCGCCTGCAGCAGACCAGGCTTCATCGCCAGATCGGTCTGGCCGGTAAACGGCTGCAAGGTTGGGCCCACAATCCCTGGCGCCGGCTGTCTCTGCAGGTGATCACGCTGCTGGGCGGCTTCTTCATGGGGGGATCGGTGGGCATGCTCATCGGCGCCCTCTCCTATCTGGACCCGGTCGCCGCCCTGGCCAGCGTGGCGCTGATCGAGCTGTCGGTGCGCACCCGCCGCGCCCTGCTGCAGCAGAGCGGCGACCGCCTCACCCTGCAGCTGATCGATGCCGCCCGTACCGGCTTCCTCTACGGGCTGTTGCTGGACGGTTTCAAGCTGCTGTGA
- a CDS encoding aspartate carbamoyltransferase catalytic subunit: MSRWSHRHVLDLSAFSLADFATVLELAQRFRSLPTSGARRLPALQGRLVTSLFFEPSTRTRSSFELAARRLSADVQSFSPASSSLSKGESLLDTARTYVAMGADVLVVRHACAAVPAAMARALDRSGERVAVLNGGDGLHSHPSQGLLDLLTLARWFEPTAPTPAALAGKRIVIVGDVLHSRVARSNLWALTACGADVVLCGPATLLPDGFAAFVQAPPPGQAHDPVERRGSIRIVRQLEEALPGADAVMTLRLQQERMHQHLLTSLDTYHRHYGVSHRRLELCGKLVPVLHPGPVNRGVELSGALLDDPSRCLVEEQVRNGIPIRMALLYLLAAAEPDPFTAA, from the coding sequence ATGAGCCGCTGGAGCCACCGCCATGTGCTGGATCTCTCCGCCTTCTCTCTCGCCGACTTCGCCACCGTGCTGGAGCTGGCGCAGCGCTTCCGCTCCCTGCCCACCAGCGGCGCGCGGCGTTTGCCGGCCCTGCAGGGCCGTCTCGTCACCAGCCTGTTCTTCGAGCCCAGCACCCGCACCCGCAGCAGCTTCGAGCTGGCTGCCCGGCGGCTGTCAGCTGATGTGCAGAGTTTCTCACCGGCCTCCAGCTCGTTGAGCAAGGGCGAGAGCCTGCTCGACACCGCCCGCACCTACGTGGCCATGGGCGCCGACGTGCTGGTGGTGCGTCATGCCTGCGCCGCTGTACCCGCCGCCATGGCCCGCGCCCTTGACCGCAGCGGCGAGCGGGTGGCGGTGCTCAACGGCGGCGATGGTCTGCACAGCCATCCCAGCCAGGGCCTGCTGGATCTGCTCACCCTCGCCCGCTGGTTCGAGCCGACGGCGCCCACGCCCGCTGCCCTGGCCGGCAAGCGCATCGTGATCGTGGGGGATGTGCTCCATTCCCGCGTGGCCCGCTCCAACCTGTGGGCGCTCACCGCCTGCGGCGCTGATGTGGTGCTCTGCGGTCCTGCCACGCTGCTGCCCGATGGCTTCGCGGCCTTCGTGCAGGCACCGCCGCCGGGCCAGGCGCACGATCCGGTGGAGCGGCGCGGCTCGATCCGCATTGTGCGTCAGCTGGAGGAGGCCCTGCCGGGCGCCGATGCGGTGATGACCCTGCGCCTGCAGCAGGAGCGCATGCACCAGCACCTGCTCACCAGTCTGGACACCTACCACCGCCACTACGGCGTCAGCCACCGGCGGCTCGAGCTGTGCGGCAAGCTGGTGCCGGTGCTGCACCCGGGGCCGGTGAACCGTGGCGTGGAGCTGAGCGGTGCGCTGCTGGATGATCCCAGCCGCTGCTTGGTGGAAGAGCAGGTGCGCAACGGCATTCCGATCCGCATGGCGCTGTTATACCTGCTGGCTGCCGCTGAACCCGACCCGTTCACAGCAGCTTGA